Proteins encoded within one genomic window of Humulus lupulus chromosome 1, drHumLupu1.1, whole genome shotgun sequence:
- the LOC133806574 gene encoding uncharacterized protein LOC133806574 isoform X1 encodes MLCMNAVLLTTYPPKLRLWNSELSIPERRTPFHNNSYSEDNHGEVSVGSNSPLPSHVKSITSTSNPFVKHCLKLRHSSSYRHTHGSVLVVGATPIREIYEFQESLQEKTVKMDCLLVLDKAEIPEEIGGFSGRIVRVSSAVMKKLSGLQSTESIEAIGLMSIPTSFLNLDDQQQEAGCERWFPVAHRILVLDGIQDPGNLGTLVRSAMAFRWGGIFLLPGCCDPFNEKAIRASRGASFQLPIVCGSWFHLESHISEFQAKMLAAHPDSHDEMKPVIQLSQKLADSYTNLRLCLVLGSEGSGLSEKSRQECELVSIPMAGQFESLNVSVAGGILLYMLQPRN; translated from the exons ATGCTGTGCATGAACGCAGTCTTACTGACTACTTATCCTCCGAAGCTCAGACTATGGAATTCAGAGTTATCAATCCCAGAACGACGAACCCCTTTCCATAATAACTCTTACTCAGAAGATAATCATGGCGAAGTCTCAGTGGGTTCGAATAGTCCTTTGCCTTCTCATGTCAAATCCATTACGAGCACGTCAAACCCATTTGTGAAGCACTGTCTCAAGCTCCGCCACAGCTCCTCTTATCGACATACTCATGGCTCTGTTCTCGTCGTTGGTGCCACACCTATCAG GGAGATATATGAATTTCAAGAATCATTACAAGAGAAAACTGTCAAAATGGATTGTTTGCTAGTACTCGATAAAGCTGAAATACCTGAAGAGATAGGTGGTTTTTCTGGTCGTATCGTGCGTGTGAGCTCTGCAGTGATGAAAAAGCTTTCTGGGTTGCAATCAACTGAATCTATAGAAGCAATTGGTCTCATGAGCATTCCTACTAGTTTTTTAAACTTAGATGATCAGCAACAAGAAGCAGGTTGTGAAAGATGGTTCCCCGTTGCACATAGGATTCTGGTCCTCGACGGCATCCAG GATCCTGGAAACCTTGGTACGTTAGTCAGATCAGCCATGGCCTTTAGATGG GGTGGAATTTTTCTACTTCCTGGCTGTTGTGATCCATTTAACGAGAAAGCAATCCGTGCAAGCCGAGGTGCCTCATTTCAGCTGCCTATAGTTTGTGGCAGTTGGTTCCATCTTGAATCCCACATAAGTGAATTTCAAGCGAAAATGCTAGCTGCGCATCCAGATAGCCATGATGAAATGAAACCAGTCATTCAACTTTCTCAAAAACTTGCTGATTCTTATACAAATCTTCGATTGTGCTTGGTTTTGGGTAGTGAAGGGAGTGGCCTATCAGAGAAATCTCGACAGGAATGTGAGCTTGTGAGCATTCCAATGGCTGGACAGTTTGAGTCTCTCAATGTTTCAGTTGCTGGTGGCATTTTACTGTACATGCTGCAGCCTAGAAATTAA
- the LOC133806574 gene encoding uncharacterized protein LOC133806574 isoform X2, which produces MLCMNAVLLTTYPPKLRLWNSELSIPERRTPFHNNSYSEDNHGEVSVGSNSPLPSHVKSITSTSNPFVKHCLKLRHSSSYRHTHGSVLVVGATPIREIYEFQESLQEKTVKMDCLLVLDKAEIPEEIGGFSGRIVRVSSAVMKKLSGLQSTESIEAIGLMSIPTSFLNLDDQQQEAGCERWFPVAHRILVLDGIQGGIFLLPGCCDPFNEKAIRASRGASFQLPIVCGSWFHLESHISEFQAKMLAAHPDSHDEMKPVIQLSQKLADSYTNLRLCLVLGSEGSGLSEKSRQECELVSIPMAGQFESLNVSVAGGILLYMLQPRN; this is translated from the exons ATGCTGTGCATGAACGCAGTCTTACTGACTACTTATCCTCCGAAGCTCAGACTATGGAATTCAGAGTTATCAATCCCAGAACGACGAACCCCTTTCCATAATAACTCTTACTCAGAAGATAATCATGGCGAAGTCTCAGTGGGTTCGAATAGTCCTTTGCCTTCTCATGTCAAATCCATTACGAGCACGTCAAACCCATTTGTGAAGCACTGTCTCAAGCTCCGCCACAGCTCCTCTTATCGACATACTCATGGCTCTGTTCTCGTCGTTGGTGCCACACCTATCAG GGAGATATATGAATTTCAAGAATCATTACAAGAGAAAACTGTCAAAATGGATTGTTTGCTAGTACTCGATAAAGCTGAAATACCTGAAGAGATAGGTGGTTTTTCTGGTCGTATCGTGCGTGTGAGCTCTGCAGTGATGAAAAAGCTTTCTGGGTTGCAATCAACTGAATCTATAGAAGCAATTGGTCTCATGAGCATTCCTACTAGTTTTTTAAACTTAGATGATCAGCAACAAGAAGCAGGTTGTGAAAGATGGTTCCCCGTTGCACATAGGATTCTGGTCCTCGACGGCATCCAG GGTGGAATTTTTCTACTTCCTGGCTGTTGTGATCCATTTAACGAGAAAGCAATCCGTGCAAGCCGAGGTGCCTCATTTCAGCTGCCTATAGTTTGTGGCAGTTGGTTCCATCTTGAATCCCACATAAGTGAATTTCAAGCGAAAATGCTAGCTGCGCATCCAGATAGCCATGATGAAATGAAACCAGTCATTCAACTTTCTCAAAAACTTGCTGATTCTTATACAAATCTTCGATTGTGCTTGGTTTTGGGTAGTGAAGGGAGTGGCCTATCAGAGAAATCTCGACAGGAATGTGAGCTTGTGAGCATTCCAATGGCTGGACAGTTTGAGTCTCTCAATGTTTCAGTTGCTGGTGGCATTTTACTGTACATGCTGCAGCCTAGAAATTAA